In Myxococcaceae bacterium JPH2, the genomic window GCCGCCAGCTGTGTCGTCTGCGCGCCCGCGCGCTGGAGTGCCGTGGCCGCCGCCCGTGCCGCGGGCAGGTCTCCCGCCTCCACGGCCTGGAGCAGTTGAGCGAGCGAGGCGGGTGTCTCCATGGACCCGAGCATGACGGAGGCCGTGGCTCCGGTGCAACGCGAGCCGGTGGGAATCCGTTGACCCGTGCCCATGGCACGCGGATGCTTTCCGGGTTTGGACGCCGAGCGCCGCCTTCGGGCGCGGGCGGCTCCGCATCGATGGCCCCGGGAGGCCCCCTTCATGCCGCAGACGAACCCCTTCCACTCGCTGACGCCGCGCAAGCTGACGGACTCGGAGCTGGCTCGCTCCATCCGACTCAACATCGAGGCGGAGCTGGACGCCATCAACCTCTACGCGGCGCATCTGGATGCCACGGACAACCCGGAGGCCAAGGCCATTCTCCAGCACGTGATGGACGAGGAGCGCGAGCACGCGGCGCTCTTCTGGCAGCTCATCGCGCGGTTGGACCCGGCCCAGGCGCAGCATGATCGCGAGGCCTCGGCCAAGTATCAGCTCATCACGACCGGTGCGTCGCACGAGGCCGTGGAAGCCGTGGGGGAGGGTGGCGCTTCCGCCGAGGAGTCCAACTTCCCCAAGCGCTTCACGGTGGGCAACCTGCGCCCGTAGACGTCAGCCGGTGGCGCCCTGGCGACGCTCGACGGGCGTCGCCTCCAGGTCCTGCGCCGCGATGTAGACGACGTTTCGCGAGCCCCGCTTGCCCCGGTACATCGCGCGATCCGACAGGTCCAACAGCATGGCCTTGTCTCGCGCGTGCTCGGGGAAGCTGGCCACGCCGATGCACGTGGTGAGCTTCAACGCCAGGCCTTCGCGCGCGAGGAACTGGTGGGTCTCCATGGTGCGTCGGATGCGCTCGGCGACCTTCAGCGCGCCGCCGGAGTCCGTGCCGCGCAGGAGCACGACGTACTCGTCACCACCATAGCGAGCCACCACGTCGTGGTCGCGCACGCAGCCCTTCACCACCCGCGCCGCCTCCACCAACAGCTTGGAGCCCACGAGGTGGCCGTGCGTGTCGTTGATGCTCTTGAAGCGGTCCAGGTCGAGGAACAGCAGGCTGAAGGGCCGCTGCATCTGGAGCGAGTCGTGCGCCTCGCGATCCAACACCAGATGCAGATAGCGGGTGTTGAAGAGGCGGGTGAGGTCGTCGACGTAGGCCAGGTCCTCCACCGCGGCGAAGCGCCCCAGGTTGCGCAGGGCCAGGGCCCAGTTGCGCGTGAGGTAGCTGGCGGACTCGGCGAGGTTGTCGGGCGGCTCGCGGTGGAAGAAGAGCACCGCGTGGCCCATCACCACGTCCGCCTCCAGGGCGGGGAAGGCGAAGACGCGCGACGCGGGCGCATCCATCCCTGTGAGCTCGCCAGCGGTGCGC contains:
- a CDS encoding diguanylate cyclase, whose amino-acid sequence is MARILLVDDEKIARTLYGDYLTAAQHTVTAVASVAEAKAALAAERYDAVVTDLILLGGDGMEVLRHVRERYPGVEVVVITGLDKVDPAVRAIQSGAVEYLVKPVAPEALQHAVHRALTTRELMRENASLRRHVALLEAGQRIATTLDRERLAQVTIGALETMTEATAVLLLERDSPSGFRIHGARGLSSDAQEALAPALAERLNGSRTAGELTGMDAPASRVFAFPALEADVVMGHAVLFFHREPPDNLAESASYLTRNWALALRNLGRFAAVEDLAYVDDLTRLFNTRYLHLVLDREAHDSLQMQRPFSLLFLDLDRFKSINDTHGHLVGSKLLVEAARVVKGCVRDHDVVARYGGDEYVVLLRGTDSGGALKVAERIRRTMETHQFLAREGLALKLTTCIGVASFPEHARDKAMLLDLSDRAMYRGKRGSRNVVYIAAQDLEATPVERRQGATG
- a CDS encoding demethoxyubiquinone hydroxylase family protein, with protein sequence MPQTNPFHSLTPRKLTDSELARSIRLNIEAELDAINLYAAHLDATDNPEAKAILQHVMDEEREHAALFWQLIARLDPAQAQHDREASAKYQLITTGASHEAVEAVGEGGASAEESNFPKRFTVGNLRP